Proteins encoded by one window of Patescibacteria group bacterium:
- the rpsG gene encoding 30S ribosomal protein S7 — MQPAPKRQVAPDPKHRNVIIGKFINHVMERGKKTVAQGVVYDMLEIVSEKTKQDPLEIFDSAIRNVSPAVEVKSRRIGGANYQIPIEVRGDRRLMLAMRWIINAARGQKGRKMSQKLADEIIAAANSQGEAIKKKEDVQRMAEANRAFAHFA; from the coding sequence ATCCAACCAGCCCCAAAACGCCAAGTTGCCCCTGATCCGAAACACCGCAATGTGATTATTGGAAAGTTTATCAATCACGTCATGGAACGCGGAAAGAAAACCGTCGCCCAGGGTGTGGTTTATGATATGTTGGAGATAGTTTCCGAAAAGACCAAGCAGGATCCGCTCGAGATATTCGATTCAGCCATTCGCAACGTGTCTCCAGCCGTTGAAGTAAAATCGCGCCGGATTGGCGGCGCCAACTACCAGATTCCGATCGAAGTACGGGGCGACCGGCGGTTGATGCTGGCGATGCGCTGGATTATCAATGCCGCGCGCGGTCAAAAAGGCCGGAAAATGTCGCAGAAACTGGCCGACGAGATCATCGCCGCGGCTAATAGTCAGGGTGAGGCGATCAAGAAAAAGGAAGATGTTCAACGGATGGCCGAGGCGAACAGAGCCTTCGCTCATTTCGCCTAA
- the fusA gene encoding elongation factor G, with the protein MPREYSLDHTRNIGIIAHIDAGKTTVSERILFYTGKKHKIGEVHEGEAEMDWMEQEQERGITITSAATTCAWKEHRINIIDTPGHIDFTVEVQRSLRVLDGGVVVFDGVAGVEPQSETVWHQAEKFNVPLIAFVNKMDRTGADFYADLASIHERLTTHAHPIQLPIGAEENFLGLIDLFTRQAFVYKDELGKEWEVTEVPADMKELVEKYRSELIEAIAEQDDVLLNKVLEGQEPTIEELKTVLRHATITNKIVPVLCGSALKNKGVQFLLDSVNDFLPSPLDVPPVKGLNPKTEQEEERKADENEPFAALAFKIAADPYVGKLCFFRVYSGKLTAGSYIYNTTTGDKERIGRIVRLHANHREEVTEVYAGDIAAAVGLKNTFTGHTICDPDHPIILESIVFPEPVISVAIEPKTKADQEKMGIALARLTEEDPTFRVKSNEETNQTVISGMGELHLEIIVDRMKREFNVEANTGAPQVAYKETILGSAEGEGKYVRQSGGRGQYGHCWIKVEPRERGTGHEFVDEVKGGAIPKEFILPIRKGVNESLSSGVVAGYPMIDIKATVYDGSFHEVDSSEAAFKIAGSMALQTACNKANPIILEPIMKVEVIVPEQYMGDVIGDLNSKRGQIQEMKDRGNAKVVDAKVPLAEMFGYATQLRSITQGRGSYNMEFLEYAEVPRHIAEQLKEGRTGGRKGR; encoded by the coding sequence GTGCCCCGAGAGTACAGCCTAGACCACACCCGTAATATCGGCATTATTGCCCACATCGATGCTGGCAAGACCACCGTCAGCGAACGCATTCTTTTTTATACCGGCAAAAAGCATAAAATTGGCGAGGTCCATGAGGGTGAAGCCGAAATGGACTGGATGGAACAAGAGCAGGAACGCGGTATTACCATTACCTCGGCGGCGACCACGTGCGCCTGGAAAGAACACCGGATCAACATAATCGATACGCCCGGCCACATTGATTTTACCGTGGAAGTACAGCGCAGCTTGCGGGTGCTTGATGGCGGGGTGGTGGTATTTGATGGCGTGGCTGGAGTCGAGCCGCAGTCCGAAACCGTCTGGCACCAGGCGGAGAAGTTCAACGTGCCGTTGATCGCTTTTGTGAACAAAATGGATCGAACTGGCGCTGATTTTTACGCCGACCTGGCTTCGATACACGAGCGACTGACCACGCACGCCCACCCTATTCAGCTGCCGATTGGCGCCGAAGAGAATTTTCTGGGCCTGATTGATCTGTTTACCCGCCAGGCCTTTGTGTACAAGGATGAGCTAGGCAAAGAGTGGGAGGTCACCGAAGTGCCGGCCGATATGAAAGAATTGGTGGAAAAATACCGTTCCGAATTGATCGAAGCCATCGCCGAACAAGACGACGTGCTTCTAAACAAGGTGCTGGAAGGCCAGGAGCCAACCATTGAAGAATTAAAAACCGTTTTACGCCACGCAACGATCACTAACAAGATCGTGCCGGTATTATGCGGTTCGGCTTTGAAGAATAAGGGCGTGCAATTCCTGCTCGATTCCGTCAATGATTTCCTGCCCTCGCCATTGGACGTACCGCCGGTTAAGGGCCTGAACCCAAAGACCGAGCAGGAAGAAGAGCGCAAAGCCGATGAAAACGAACCCTTTGCCGCGCTGGCCTTCAAGATTGCGGCCGATCCTTACGTGGGTAAATTATGCTTTTTCCGGGTATATTCGGGCAAATTAACCGCCGGGTCTTATATCTATAACACGACTACGGGCGATAAAGAGCGAATTGGCCGGATTGTGCGTTTGCATGCCAATCATCGGGAAGAAGTGACCGAAGTGTATGCCGGCGATATCGCGGCGGCGGTCGGCCTGAAGAACACTTTCACAGGGCATACTATTTGTGATCCCGACCATCCGATTATATTGGAATCAATCGTCTTTCCTGAACCGGTTATTTCCGTGGCCATCGAGCCGAAGACTAAGGCCGACCAGGAAAAGATGGGTATTGCGTTGGCTCGGTTAACCGAAGAAGACCCGACTTTCCGTGTGAAATCAAACGAAGAGACGAACCAAACCGTGATATCGGGCATGGGTGAACTGCATTTGGAGATTATCGTCGATCGGATGAAGCGGGAATTTAACGTTGAAGCCAATACGGGCGCTCCCCAAGTCGCCTACAAAGAAACCATTCTCGGTAGTGCCGAGGGCGAAGGTAAATACGTGCGCCAATCCGGCGGCCGCGGTCAGTATGGCCACTGTTGGATTAAGGTAGAACCTCGGGAACGCGGCACTGGCCATGAATTTGTCGACGAGGTGAAAGGCGGTGCCATTCCCAAAGAGTTCATCCTCCCTATTCGCAAGGGTGTCAATGAGTCATTGAGCAGTGGCGTGGTGGCCGGTTATCCGATGATCGATATCAAAGCTACGGTCTATGACGGCAGTTTCCACGAAGTCGACTCGTCCGAAGCCGCGTTTAAAATTGCCGGTTCCATGGCGCTCCAAACAGCCTGTAATAAGGCCAATCCGATTATTCTGGAACCAATCATGAAAGTCGAGGTAATTGTGCCGGAACAGTACATGGGCGACGTGATTGGCGATTTGAACTCAAAACGCGGCCAAATACAGGAAATGAAGGATCGGGGCAATGCCAAGGTGGTTGACGCTAAAGTACCGTTGGCTGAAATGTTCGGTTATGCCACCCAACTTCGTTCAATCACTCAGGGTCGGGGCAGCTATAATATGGAATTTCTGGAATACGCCGAGGTGCCCAGACACATCGCGGAGCAGCTCAAAGAAGGCCGCACCGGCGGACGAAAGGGCCGTTAG
- the tuf gene encoding elongation factor Tu translates to MADKFERKKPHVNVGTIGHVDHGKTTLTAAILKVLKDKGFVAQDKSVDQIDNAPEEKERGITIATAHVEYESEKRHYAHVDCPGHADYIKNMITGAAQMDGAILVVSAAEGPMPQTREHILLAYQVGVPNIVVYLNKVDQVDDQELIDLVEVEVRDLLKKYKYPGDTIPVIRGSALKALEGDEEQAKSIMQLIEALDTSIPEPKRATDQPFLMPIEDIFSIEGRGTVVTGRIDRGVVKLNDEVEIVGIKPTQKTVVTGIEMFNKSLDQGEAGDNAGILIRGTKKEDVERGQVLAAPGSITPHSEFEGEVYILTKEEGGRHTPFFNGYKPQFYVRTTDVTGDVTLPEGTEMVMPGDTVNLKIKLIGPVALEEKVRFAIREGGHTVGAGIVTKIIS, encoded by the coding sequence ATGGCAGACAAATTTGAACGAAAAAAGCCGCATGTAAACGTTGGTACTATCGGGCACGTCGATCACGGTAAAACTACCTTGACCGCGGCGATTTTGAAAGTTTTAAAAGACAAGGGTTTTGTCGCCCAGGACAAGTCAGTCGATCAGATTGACAACGCGCCTGAGGAAAAAGAGCGCGGTATTACTATCGCGACGGCCCACGTTGAATATGAGTCCGAGAAGCGGCATTACGCCCACGTTGACTGTCCGGGCCATGCCGACTATATCAAAAATATGATCACCGGCGCCGCCCAGATGGATGGAGCCATTCTGGTCGTGTCCGCCGCCGAGGGCCCGATGCCTCAGACCCGCGAACACATTCTGCTGGCTTATCAAGTAGGCGTACCGAATATCGTCGTCTACCTAAACAAAGTCGATCAGGTTGACGATCAGGAATTGATCGATTTGGTTGAAGTTGAAGTACGCGACTTGCTAAAGAAATACAAGTACCCCGGCGATACTATTCCGGTAATTCGTGGTTCCGCACTCAAAGCCCTGGAAGGCGATGAGGAACAGGCCAAGAGCATTATGCAACTTATCGAAGCACTCGATACCAGCATCCCGGAACCAAAACGGGCCACCGATCAGCCGTTCTTAATGCCGATTGAAGACATCTTCTCGATTGAAGGTCGCGGCACGGTCGTAACCGGCCGAATTGATCGCGGCGTGGTGAAATTGAACGATGAAGTAGAAATCGTTGGTATCAAACCAACCCAGAAAACTGTGGTCACCGGCATTGAAATGTTCAACAAGTCGCTGGATCAAGGCGAAGCGGGCGACAACGCCGGTATTCTGATTCGCGGCACCAAGAAAGAAGACGTCGAGCGCGGCCAAGTCTTGGCGGCGCCCGGCTCGATTACACCCCACTCTGAATTCGAAGGCGAAGTCTATATTCTGACCAAGGAAGAGGGCGGCCGGCACACCCCGTTCTTCAACGGCTACAAACCCCAATTCTATGTCCGAACGACCGATGTTACCGGAGATGTCACACTGCCCGAAGGTACCGAAATGGTTATGCCGGGTGATACAGTAAACCTGAAGATCAAACTGATTGGCCCGGTGGCGCTGGAAGAGAAAGTTCGTTTCGCGATTCGCGAGGGCGGCCATACGGTCGGCGCCGGTATCGTTACGAAAATTATCAGCTAA
- the rpsJ gene encoding 30S ribosomal protein S10, with product MPNPVANETTDEKQRIRIKIRAYDHKIIDQSTRTIIDTAERSGAQVCGPIPLPTEKSKYTVIRSPFVHKNSREQFEMRVHKRLIDIINPTAKTVDALMSLNLPAGVDIEIKM from the coding sequence ATGCCAAACCCAGTCGCCAACGAGACCACCGATGAAAAGCAGCGCATCCGGATAAAGATTCGGGCGTATGATCACAAGATTATCGACCAATCTACCCGCACGATCATTGATACGGCGGAACGCAGTGGCGCTCAGGTGTGTGGTCCGATACCGTTGCCGACAGAGAAGAGCAAGTATACCGTGATCCGCTCGCCATTCGTACACAAGAACTCCCGGGAGCAATTCGAGATGCGGGTACACAAGCGGCTGATCGATATCATCAATCCAACAGCCAAGACGGTTGATGCGCTGATGAGCCTCAATCTGCCGGCGGGCGTGGATATCGAAATCAAGATGTAA
- the rplC gene encoding 50S ribosomal protein L3: MKFILGKKIGMSQIFRDNGEAVPVTVVEAGPCPVTLVRSHEKNGYEAIQIGFGMKKKQTRPTQGQLKDLPAVRYRREFRLATPGEYKRGDTIKAEQFNPGDVVKVTGISMGKGFQGVVKRHGFHGGPASHGHKDNLRAPGSIGAGGIQRVLKGTRMAGRMGNDQITVRNLEVVEVCPEENLILIKGAVPGARNALLKIQTLKEAPIENTKA, translated from the coding sequence ATGAAATTCATTCTTGGTAAAAAAATAGGCATGTCACAGATATTCCGGGACAACGGTGAAGCCGTGCCGGTAACTGTGGTTGAGGCTGGCCCGTGCCCAGTGACGCTGGTTCGTTCCCATGAAAAAAACGGGTATGAAGCTATTCAGATCGGCTTTGGTATGAAGAAAAAACAGACTCGGCCGACCCAAGGACAGCTGAAGGATTTGCCGGCCGTGCGTTACCGACGTGAATTTCGATTGGCCACACCGGGTGAATATAAGCGTGGCGATACCATCAAGGCGGAGCAGTTTAATCCGGGAGATGTGGTGAAGGTAACCGGTATATCAATGGGTAAGGGATTCCAGGGCGTGGTGAAACGGCATGGTTTCCACGGCGGTCCCGCTTCACACGGACACAAAGACAATCTGCGCGCGCCCGGTTCGATCGGCGCCGGCGGCATTCAGCGGGTGCTAAAAGGAACTCGTATGGCAGGCCGCATGGGTAATGATCAAATCACGGTACGAAATCTAGAAGTTGTGGAAGTCTGTCCCGAAGAAAACCTCATCTTGATAAAAGGTGCCGTGCCGGGGGCACGCAACGCGTTATTAAAGATTCAGACGCTGAAAGAGGCGCCGATTGAAAATACGAAGGCATAA
- the rplD gene encoding 50S ribosomal protein L4 encodes MIKLNVKDQNGKVVGETVLEPAIFEAPAKVDLVHQVAVAMAANARPVLANVKNRSDVRGGGRKPWKQKGTGRARQGSIRAPQWRGGGSVFGPKSDRNFAQKINKKMKRAALFGVLSDRAKHEHVSIVDKFDLDVPKTKSLVTLFKNVGLPQSGVLFIIPKSNLAIQQSGRNLPKIDIRPANSLNVVDALNHRQIIFTSESLAAFTNLYIKK; translated from the coding sequence ATGATCAAACTTAATGTCAAAGATCAGAATGGAAAAGTAGTCGGCGAAACGGTATTAGAGCCGGCAATATTTGAAGCACCTGCAAAGGTTGACTTGGTTCATCAGGTCGCGGTAGCTATGGCCGCAAACGCCCGTCCAGTGTTGGCTAACGTCAAGAACCGGTCGGACGTACGCGGCGGCGGTCGCAAACCGTGGAAACAAAAGGGTACTGGCCGGGCCCGCCAAGGTTCTATCCGTGCGCCACAATGGCGCGGCGGCGGATCAGTGTTTGGCCCGAAGAGTGATCGTAATTTTGCCCAGAAGATCAATAAGAAGATGAAGCGCGCCGCGCTATTTGGTGTTTTAAGTGATCGAGCTAAGCATGAACACGTTTCGATCGTTGATAAATTTGATTTGGATGTCCCTAAAACTAAGTCGCTAGTTACTTTATTTAAAAATGTTGGTTTGCCTCAGAGCGGCGTACTTTTCATAATTCCCAAGAGCAATCTGGCCATCCAGCAATCCGGTCGTAATCTTCCCAAAATCGATATTCGTCCAGCCAATAGTCTCAATGTAGTTGATGCGCTTAACCACCGCCAGATCATTTTTACGAGCGAATCACTAGCGGCATTTACCAATCTCTATATCAAGAAGTAA
- the rplW gene encoding 50S ribosomal protein L23: protein MSFLDRFKKQHDRQPERSTAALLAKSETKPKTPTESKSVVKTSAAKKADSSRNHKTMPGAFRLVSRPLITEKTAQLGALNKYVFEVPISANRQEVAKAIRSIYNVAPIQVNMLRVSGKSVRYGQSSGITKDWKKAIVTVAAGQTINVQDGV, encoded by the coding sequence ATGAGTTTTCTCGACCGATTCAAGAAGCAACACGATCGCCAACCGGAACGCAGCACCGCGGCTCTCTTGGCGAAATCGGAAACGAAACCCAAAACACCGACCGAATCAAAGTCAGTCGTCAAAACTTCTGCCGCTAAGAAAGCTGACAGCAGTCGTAATCACAAAACAATGCCTGGGGCATTTCGTCTGGTCAGCCGCCCGTTGATAACCGAGAAAACGGCCCAGCTAGGTGCATTGAACAAATATGTTTTTGAGGTTCCGATTTCTGCCAACCGACAGGAAGTGGCTAAGGCGATTCGTAGCATATATAATGTTGCGCCGATCCAGGTAAATATGCTTCGCGTATCGGGCAAGTCGGTACGCTACGGACAGTCCAGCGGAATAACCAAAGACTGGAAAAAAGCCATTGTGACCGTGGCGGCGGGGCAGACTATTAATGTTCAGGACGGAGTATAA
- the rplB gene encoding 50S ribosomal protein L2: protein MAIKRYKPTTSGMRHASVLVDRTLTKERPHKSLIEIIKRTGGRNNHGRITVRHRGGGHRRFYRLVDFRRDQYDQVATVLRLEYDPNRTANLALIQYPSGDKSYILAPNTLKVGDSVVSSRDKVEIKPGNRMPLKHIPIGMQLYEIEFTPGRGATLARSAGNSIALMSLEGDFAQLKLPSGEIRHFSKDCMATIGVVGNADHKNIRIGKAGRMRWKGIRPTVRGKAMNPVDHPHGGGEGKHPIGMKHPKTPWGKPALGVKTRPQKKESNRLIIKRRK from the coding sequence ATGGCTATCAAACGATACAAACCTACCACCTCGGGAATGCGCCATGCTAGCGTATTAGTTGATCGTACCTTGACGAAGGAGCGTCCCCACAAGTCATTGATTGAAATAATCAAGCGTACGGGTGGTCGGAATAACCATGGTCGTATTACCGTACGGCATCGGGGCGGCGGGCATCGCCGGTTTTACCGATTGGTTGACTTTCGCCGCGATCAATATGACCAAGTTGCGACTGTGTTGAGGCTGGAATACGATCCAAATCGTACGGCTAACTTAGCGCTGATTCAATATCCATCAGGCGATAAATCGTATATACTAGCACCTAATACTTTAAAGGTTGGCGATAGCGTGGTTTCATCTCGTGACAAAGTCGAGATTAAACCAGGTAATCGGATGCCGTTAAAGCACATCCCGATCGGTATGCAGCTCTATGAAATCGAATTCACGCCTGGTCGAGGCGCCACTCTGGCCCGATCGGCTGGCAACAGTATCGCCCTGATGAGTTTGGAGGGTGATTTCGCCCAACTCAAGCTGCCCTCCGGTGAAATTCGACATTTTTCGAAAGACTGCATGGCGACTATAGGCGTTGTGGGCAATGCTGATCACAAAAATATCCGAATAGGCAAAGCCGGTCGGATGCGGTGGAAGGGCATTCGTCCAACCGTGCGCGGCAAAGCCATGAATCCAGTCGACCACCCACATGGCGGTGGCGAAGGCAAGCACCCGATTGGCATGAAGCATCCGAAGACTCCTTGGGGCAAACCGGCCCTGGGGGTAAAGACGCGGCCACAGAAGAAAGAATCCAATCGTTTGATAATTAAACGAAGGAAATAA
- the rpsS gene encoding 30S ribosomal protein S19, which translates to MSRSLKKGPFTDPKLLKKLGKLRVGDKTVIKTWSRDSVISPAMVGFYFGVHNGREHTSVFVVENMVGHRLGEFSPTKKFVRHGGRMQRDQEAAAADAQRKQAAPEPDKAPAKK; encoded by the coding sequence ATGTCACGGAGCCTGAAAAAAGGACCATTTACCGATCCGAAATTACTCAAGAAATTGGGTAAGTTACGGGTGGGCGATAAAACGGTGATCAAAACCTGGTCGCGAGATTCCGTGATTTCACCGGCGATGGTAGGGTTTTATTTCGGGGTGCACAATGGTCGCGAGCACACATCTGTTTTCGTAGTCGAAAACATGGTCGGGCACCGATTGGGTGAATTTTCACCAACTAAAAAATTCGTGCGCCATGGTGGTCGAATGCAGCGCGATCAAGAAGCGGCTGCCGCTGACGCACAACGCAAACAGGCCGCCCCGGAACCAGACAAGGCCCCAGCCAAGAAATAA
- the rplV gene encoding 50S ribosomal protein L22, with product MEVTANLYHYRSSSLKVRLATQFVRGLPVAKAQAQLQFSPRAAAKPILKLLNSAIANAEHNHKMSTEGLYIKELLVTEGATLKRFRPRAFGRAGTIRKRTVHVTLVLADRNAGKTKEKVATAKVAKTAEASHPKTTAKPDAAKKSTAKAADKKPAVT from the coding sequence ATGGAAGTTACCGCCAATTTATATCACTATCGCAGTTCCTCGCTCAAGGTCAGACTGGCTACCCAGTTTGTCCGTGGTCTGCCTGTCGCCAAGGCTCAAGCTCAGCTTCAGTTCTCACCCCGAGCGGCCGCCAAGCCGATATTAAAGCTACTAAATTCGGCTATTGCCAACGCGGAACATAATCACAAGATGTCAACCGAAGGCTTGTATATCAAAGAGTTGCTTGTAACTGAGGGCGCCACACTGAAACGATTTCGCCCCCGGGCGTTCGGCCGCGCCGGCACTATTCGTAAGCGAACTGTCCACGTTACTTTGGTGCTAGCTGACCGTAATGCGGGCAAGACAAAAGAAAAGGTTGCCACAGCTAAGGTGGCCAAAACAGCCGAGGCCAGCCATCCGAAAACGACCGCCAAACCAGACGCCGCGAAAAAATCTACGGCTAAAGCAGCCGATAAAAAACCAGCCGTAACCTAA
- the rpsC gene encoding 30S ribosomal protein S3, with product MGQKVDPRSFRLNGTTTWKSKWFSQNNFGELLEMDQKIRTYLSKKLREAGLARVEIERSSNALTIHLHTSRPGVVIGRGGAGVEDLKKIIRQKFLKTNQSLNVNIHEVAQPFLSAELVVQSMIDQIEKRMPFRRVLKTTIQQVERAGAQGIKVMVAGRLNGAEIARTEKLTSGKIPLHTIRADIDYAQGTARTTYGAIGIKAWVYRGDVFQKETQKPKA from the coding sequence ATGGGACAAAAAGTTGATCCACGCAGTTTCAGACTCAACGGTACCACCACCTGGAAATCGAAATGGTTCAGCCAGAATAATTTTGGTGAACTGCTGGAAATGGATCAGAAGATTAGGACTTACCTGTCAAAGAAGCTGCGTGAAGCCGGTTTGGCTCGGGTAGAGATCGAACGTTCATCGAACGCGCTCACGATTCACTTGCACACATCACGCCCGGGCGTTGTAATCGGCCGGGGTGGCGCGGGCGTTGAAGATCTGAAGAAAATTATCCGTCAAAAGTTTCTCAAGACCAACCAGTCATTGAATGTCAATATTCACGAAGTGGCTCAGCCTTTCTTGAGCGCCGAACTAGTCGTGCAATCAATGATTGATCAGATTGAGAAACGGATGCCATTCCGCCGCGTATTGAAGACTACCATCCAGCAGGTCGAACGAGCCGGCGCGCAAGGAATTAAAGTGATGGTAGCTGGTCGCTTGAATGGCGCCGAGATCGCCCGAACCGAAAAGTTAACCTCCGGTAAAATACCGTTGCATACTATTCGAGCCGATATCGATTACGCTCAGGGCACCGCTCGCACCACCTATGGTGCCATTGGCATCAAAGCCTGGGTCTATCGCGGCGATGTATTTCAAAAAGAAACTCAGAAGCCGAAAGCCTAA
- the rplP gene encoding 50S ribosomal protein L16 — translation MPLMNPRKVKHRKMQRGKQRGWASRKTLVNFGSYGLKAVTPALVTARQIEAARRAITRFVQKGGKIWIRIFPDKPVTIKGSEVRMGGGKGAVDHYVAVVKPGTVMIEMDGVAVSVAKEAFRLAAFKLPVKTRLVVK, via the coding sequence ATGCCTTTAATGAATCCCAGAAAAGTTAAACACCGGAAAATGCAGCGCGGTAAACAGCGCGGTTGGGCCAGCCGAAAGACGTTGGTTAATTTCGGCAGCTACGGTCTCAAAGCGGTCACGCCGGCGCTAGTTACCGCACGTCAGATTGAAGCAGCCCGGCGGGCCATTACTCGTTTTGTCCAAAAAGGTGGTAAGATCTGGATTCGCATATTTCCCGATAAACCAGTTACCATAAAAGGATCCGAAGTCAGAATGGGCGGCGGTAAGGGGGCGGTCGATCATTATGTGGCCGTAGTCAAGCCCGGTACGGTCATGATCGAAATGGATGGCGTGGCGGTATCAGTTGCCAAGGAAGCCTTTCGTCTGGCCGCGTTCAAATTACCCGTCAAAACCCGTTTGGTAGTGAAATAA
- the rpmC gene encoding 50S ribosomal protein L29, translated as MKFSELQSKSVKELRLLLAELREKQRELRFKISADQHKNVREIRVVKKTIAKILTLLRREPREVVKQAQPPKQS; from the coding sequence ATGAAATTTTCTGAATTACAATCCAAATCGGTCAAAGAGCTGCGTCTGTTACTGGCTGAATTGCGGGAGAAGCAGCGCGAGTTACGTTTTAAAATATCGGCTGACCAACATAAGAATGTCCGGGAAATCAGAGTCGTGAAGAAGACCATCGCCAAGATACTGACCCTGTTGCGACGCGAACCGCGTGAGGTAGTCAAACAAGCTCAACCACCTAAGCAATCATAA
- the rpsQ gene encoding 30S ribosomal protein S17 has protein sequence MEKRAHKRTLKGKVVSVAMAKTVVVQIDRTKIHPIYHKRYQTSRRYKAHDPEKKFQVGDYVVMEETRPISKDKRWRVLKKVNEEKS, from the coding sequence ATGGAAAAACGTGCTCACAAACGAACGTTAAAAGGTAAGGTGGTATCGGTGGCTATGGCCAAAACCGTGGTAGTCCAGATTGATCGTACCAAAATCCACCCGATCTATCACAAGCGGTACCAAACCAGCCGGCGCTATAAGGCTCACGATCCAGAAAAAAAGTTTCAAGTGGGCGACTATGTAGTAATGGAGGAAACTCGGCCAATTTCCAAGGATAAACGCTGGCGCGTGCTTAAGAAAGTTAATGAAGAAAAGTCATGA
- the rplN gene encoding 50S ribosomal protein L14, protein MIQLGSRLSVADNTGAKQLACIKVRYGYQRRYARIGDVITCSIKQAAPHSQVKKSDVVQAVIVRQRKEMRRSDGSYIRFDDNAAVIIDLKSKDPKGTRIFGPVARELRARGYAKIISLAPEVV, encoded by the coding sequence ATGATTCAACTTGGTTCCAGGCTATCGGTAGCTGATAATACCGGCGCCAAACAACTGGCTTGTATCAAGGTACGTTATGGCTATCAACGGCGCTACGCTCGGATTGGCGATGTCATTACCTGCAGTATAAAGCAGGCCGCTCCGCACTCACAGGTGAAAAAGAGCGATGTGGTTCAGGCGGTGATCGTCAGACAGCGCAAAGAAATGCGCCGATCGGATGGCAGCTATATCCGCTTTGACGATAATGCCGCCGTAATCATCGATTTAAAATCGAAAGACCCCAAGGGCACCCGTATTTTTGGACCGGTGGCGCGCGAACTGCGTGCGCGCGGTTATGCCAAGATAATCTCATTAGCACCCGAAGTCGTTTAA
- the rplX gene encoding 50S ribosomal protein L24, giving the protein MAHKIKKGDTVAMRAGKDAGKRAKITQVFPATNRVVVDGLNAFTKHLKPRRQNEKGQKITVSAPVAISKVILICPKCSKPTRVGYKILDNKQKVRVCHKCHEVID; this is encoded by the coding sequence ATGGCACACAAGATTAAAAAAGGCGACACAGTGGCCATGCGCGCCGGCAAAGACGCGGGCAAGCGAGCTAAGATCACTCAGGTATTTCCAGCCACCAATCGCGTAGTTGTCGACGGTTTAAATGCTTTTACGAAGCATCTCAAGCCACGCCGGCAAAACGAAAAAGGGCAGAAGATTACCGTCAGCGCGCCGGTGGCGATCTCAAAAGTTATCCTGATTTGTCCCAAATGCAGCAAACCAACGCGCGTCGGTTATAAGATATTAGACAATAAACAGAAAGTCCGCGTTTGTCATAAATGTCACGAGGTAATTGAT